Proteins encoded by one window of Channa argus isolate prfri chromosome 13, Channa argus male v1.0, whole genome shotgun sequence:
- the LOC137140292 gene encoding transcription factor HES-5-like, whose protein sequence is MWQPCVPQSPSQRFDWLGDCEKLQPAQDPHIHMEIWVYKYGAEVKAAHTQLALQTEQDRSDSTTMAPTVVRQASYSKDHVTPPHKLRKPMVEKLRRDRINTSIEQLKSLLGPEFLRQQPDSKQEKADILEMAVTYLRSWQQKKQLQQQQQQGSMTSSLMTASDSYSHCVQEAVSFLSHCEVQTQAHRRLLSHFQGLQASRRTSPCNLSTPGSPLHQVSSDKGVSQASSALWRPW, encoded by the exons ATGTGGCAGCCCTGCGTTCCTCAAAGCCCTTCCCAGCGCTTTGATTGGCTCGGGGACTGTGAGAAACTCCAACCAGCCCAAGACCCACACATTCATATGGAAATTTGGGTGTATAAATATGGGGCAGAGGTAAAGGCAGCTCATACTCAACTTGCTCTTCAAACCGAGCAGGACCGCTCCGACTCTACAACTATGGCACCCACTGTTGTTAGACAAGCAAGCTACTCCAAGGATCACGTGACTCCTCCTCATAAG ctgAGAAAGCCAATGGTGGAGAAACTTCGCAGAGACCGCATCAATACCAGCATCGAGCAGCTGAAATCCCTTCTGGGTCCAGAGTTCCTCAGGCAGCAGCCAGACTCCAAGCAAGAGAAGGCCGATATCTTGGAGATGGCTGTAACTTACCTGAGAAGCTGGCAGCAGaagaagcagctgcagcagcaacagcagcaaggCAGCATGACATCCAGCCTCATGACTGCCAGTGACAGCTACTCCCACTGCGTGCAGGAGGCTGTCAGCTTCCTCTCCCATTGTGAGGTCCAGACCCAGGCCCACAGGCGTCTGCTCAGCCACTTCCAGGGCCTTCAGGCGTCCAGAAGGACCAGCCCCTGCAACCTCTCTACTCCTGGGTCTCCCCTCCATCAGGTTAGCTCAGACAAGGGTGTGAGCCAGGCCAGCAGCGCTCTGTGGAGGCCCTGGTAG
- the her12 gene encoding hairy-related 12 gives MAPCSTNYSSISHIRISEKDNIKLRKPVVEKMRRDRINSCIEQLKIILEKEFHKQEPNSKLEKADILEMTVSFLRQQLQPGLCHSDYNQGYSHCWRDSLHFLSPGPKTETSVSPLQGLQQHLQQAKRASSSSPVSSTLRPATLHESSSSRSPVWRPW, from the exons ATGGCTCCCTGTTCCACCAACTACTCCTCTATTTCCCACATCAGGATCTCCGAGAAAGACAACATCAAA CTGAGAAAACCTGTTGTGGAGAAAATGCGCAGAGATCGCATCAACAGCTGTATCGAGCAACTCAAGATCATCCTGGAGAAGGAGTTTCACAAACAGGAGCCCAATTCCAAGTTGGAGAAAGCCGACATACTGGAGATGACTGTAAGCTTCCtgaggcagcagctgcagccaggCCTGTGTCACAGTGACTACAACCAAGGCTACTCTCACTGCTGGAGGGACTCTCTGCACTTCCTCTCTCCCGGGCCCAAGACAGAGACCTCTGTATCTCCTCTGCAGGGCCTTCAGCAGCACCTCCAGCAGGCCAAAAGAGCCAGCAGCTCTTCTCCAGTCAGCTCAACGCTGAGACCAGCCACACTGcatgagagcagcagcagcagaagcccTGTGTGGAGGCCTTGGTAG
- the tas1r1 gene encoding taste receptor type 1 member 1: MAMFGAVFLFFGPLMLQSAVGELDYTSRGQGMQLHGDFSIAGLFPLHQMGLTATLPALIPCNKGKTNKHGFHLMQAMRFAVEEINNGTGPQSLLPGVTLGYQMYDICSIPAGVLATLDLLVNQYQGTFKSGAEGDTDPDFENSKMAVAVIGPDSSSNTITPAALLGAYLIPQISYEASNEMLSNKFLYPSFFRTIPSDKNQVTAMIQLLIHFNWTWVALLGSDNDYGMKGMQSLSQLAPDYGICIAYQQSIPSLTANTIQKMRNIVDGILTTKVNVIVVFSSKTILSGFFPFVIERNMSKKVWIGTEDWSVATLISGIPRISTIGTVIGVSLTGVVVPGLEEFEQNTFVASMQQNDTQNVSNGTMSQDICLQSTDLYKLARKNFSLEEYDINSALNVYKAVYSVAHALHQALGCDSGECQKKRVYPWQLLACLKQVDFSLGNTSVYFDKNGDPPTGYNVVTWIWRGTVWSLRVVGSFSPDPIMFTVNDDQIEWHDTGDSKPVPESICSEPCLKGQRKVLRGQHLCCFDCQACPAATFLNESEPTTCQPCQAEQWSPPSSDQCLNRTILLLAWDAPLSIALLFFLAACLLMTLGSAITLLLNLNTPVAKSAGGRTCLLMLAALTAAAMSSLCYFGKPTPLTCILKYPLFIFSFTVCLACITVRALQVVCIFKFSSKLPPAYDKWAQNRGPEITIFLVSFIPLFISIVRVSISPPRPSKDFVFYDDSIVLECSNILSPGAGMEIAYVSLLSVLCFSFSYMGKDLPANYNEAKCVTFSLMVYMISWISFFTLYLISRSPFTMAANVFAVLFSVLAFLGGYFFPKIYIILLRPQMNTTAHFKNCIQMYTMSKQ; this comes from the exons ATGGCTATGTTTGGTGCTGTGTTTCTCTTCTTTGGCCCGCTGATGCTCCAGTCAGCTGTTGGTGAACTGGATTACACATCTCGGGGACAGGGAATGCAACTTCATGGGGATTTCTCAATCGCAGGACTATTTCCTCTCCATCAGATGGGACTAACTGCTACCTTGCCTGCATTGATCCCATGTAATAA AGGTAAAACCAACAAACATGGCTTTCACCTGATGCAAGCCATGAGATTTGCTGTAGAAGAAATCAATAATGGCACAGGACCACAATCTCTTTTACCAGGAGTGACACTGGGCTACCAGATGTATGATATCTGCTCAATACCAGCTGGTGTCCTGGCTACACTGGACTTGCTGGTAAACCAGTACCAGGGAACCTTTAAATCTGGGGCAGAAGGAGACACAGATCCAGACTTTGAAAACAGTAAGATGGCTGTGGCTGTGATTGGgccagacagcagcagcaacactaTCACCCCTGCTGCTTTACTTGGTGCCTATCTCATACCACAA ATCTCTTATGAAGCATCAAATGAAATGCTGAGCAACAAGTTCCTCTACCCATCATTTTTCCGCACAATTCCTAGCGACAAAAACCAAGTGACAGCTATGATCCAGCTTTTAATTCACTTCAACTGGACATGGGTTGCTCTCTTAGGTAGTGACAATGACTATGGCATGAAGGGCATGCAGAGCCTGTCCCAGCTAGCACCAGACTATGGCATCTGCATAGCCTACCAACAAAGCATCCCCTCACTCACAGCTAACACAATCCAGAAGATGAGGAACATAGTGGATGGCATACTGACGACCAAAGTCAACGTCATTGTAGTCTTCTCCAGCAAGACAATACTCAGTGGCTTCTTCCCTTTTGTCATTGAGCGGAACATGTCTAAGAAGGTGTGGATTGGGACAGAAGACTGGTCAGTGGCTACCCTTATATCAGGGATTCCTAGGATCAGCACCATCGGTACTGTGATTGGTGTGTCCCTCACAGGTGTAGTTGTTCCTGGTCTTGAGGAGTTTgagcaaaatacatttgtggcTTCAATGCAGCAGAATGACACCCAGAATGTCTCTAATGGCACCATGAGCCAGGATATCTGTCTACAGAGCACAGACCTGTACAAGCTTGCCAGGAAGAATTTCTCACTGGAGGAATATGACATCAACTCTGCCTTAAATGTATACAAGGCAGTGTATTCTGTGGCTCATGCTCTGCACCAAGCTCTTGGTTGTGATTCTGGAGAATGCCAGAAAAAGAGGGTGTACCCCTGGCAG CTTCTCGCTTGCCTTAAGCAAGTGGACTTCTCTCTGGGAAACACTTCTGTGTACTTTGATAAAAATGGTGACCCGCCTACAGGATATAACGTTGTTACCTGGATTTGGAGGGGTACAGTCTGGTCTCTCAGAGTGGTGGGCTCCTTTAGTCCAGATCCCATTATGTTCACAGTAAATGATGATCAGATTGAGTGGCATGACACAGGAGATTCAAAACCA GTGCCGGAGTCCATCTGCTCTGAACCATGCCTGAAAGGCCAAAGAAAAGTGCTGAGAGGGCAGCACTTATGCTGCTTTGACTGCCAGGCCTGTCCTGCTGCAACATTTCTCAACGAAAGtg AACCCACTACATGCCAGCCGTGTCAAGCAGAGCAGTGGTCTCCCCCGAGCAGTGATCAGTGTTTGAACAGGACCATCCTGCTGCTCGCCTGGGACGCCCCCCTCTCCATCGCCCTGCTCTTCTTTCTGGCCGCATGTCTTCTCATGACCTTGGGCTCTGCTATAACCCTCCTGCTCAACTTGAACACACCCGTGGCCAAGTCTGCCGGAGGCCGCACCTGCCTCCTGATGCTGGCAGCCCTGACTGCTGCTGCCATGAGCTCTTTGTGCTATTTTGGCAAGCCTACTCCTCTGACCTGCATCCTCAAGTACCCTCTATTCATCTTCAGCTTCACTGTGTGCCTGGCCTGCATCACTGTGCGCGCCCTCCAGGTcgtctgcatttttaaattttcatccAAGCTGCCTCCAGCCTATGACAAATGGGCCCAAAACCGTGGCCCAGAGATTAccatttttcttgtttccttCATCCCCTTGTTTATTTCTATAGTCCGTGTGTCCATCAGCCCTCCCCGGCCATcaaaagattttgttttctatGATGACAGCATTGTCCTGGAGTGCAGCAACATCCTGTCACCTGGTGCAGGCATGGAGATAGCTTATGTCTCACTGCTCAGTGtcctctgcttctctttcaGCTACATGGGAAAAGACCTCCCAGCCAACTACAATGAAGCCAAGTGTGTCACCTTCAGCCTCATGGTGTACATGATCTCCTGGATAAGCTTCTTCACTCTCTACCTCATTAGCAGAAGCCCTTTTACCATGGCTGCAAATGTGTTCGCAGTTCTCTTCAGTGTCCTGGCCTTCCTCGGAGGCTACTTCTTTCCCAAAATTTATATTATTCTCCTGAGGCCACAAATGAACACGACCGCCCATTTTAAGAACTGTATTCAAATGTATACTATGAGCAAACAATGA
- the rprd1b gene encoding regulation of nuclear pre-mRNA domain-containing protein 1B, producing MSSFSESALEKKLSELSSSQQSVQTLSLWIIHHRKHSALIVKVWHRELKKAKSNRKLTFLYLANDVIQNSKKKGPEFTKDFESVLVDACSHVASEADENCKKHMERLLNIWKERSLYRSDFIQQLRLAIEDSNSPRPSEEKKAVKRTYQKIQEDEDDEDNDYRTHISPRNTEISAAQLTEDLVKALQDLENAASGDAAVRQKIASLPQEVQDVSLLEKITDKEAADKLSKTVDEACLLLAEYNGRLAAELEDRRQLARMLTEYISSQKEALMEREKKLEEYKQKLARVTQVRKELKSHIQSLPDLSLLPNVTGGLAPLPSAGDLFSTD from the exons ATGTCGTCCTTCTCTGAGTCGGCGCTGGAGAAGAAGCTGTCGGAGCTAAGCAGCTCGCAGCAGAGCGTCCAGACTCTGTCCCTGTGGATCATCCATCACCGCAAACACTCGGCCCTCATCGTCAAAGTGTGGCACAGAGAGCTGAAAAAAG CTAAAAGCAACAGGAAGCTGACGTTCCTATATCTGGCCAACGATGTCATCCAGAACAGCAAGAAGAAAGGACCAGAGTTCACCAAAGACTTTGAGTCTGTCCTCGTCGACGCCTGCTCGCATGTTGCCAG TGAAGCAgatgaaaactgtaaaaagcaCATGGAGAGACTGCTGAACATCTGGAAGGAGAGGAGCCTTTACAGAAGTGACTTCATTCAGCAGCTCAGACTCGCCATAGAAGACTCAAACAGCCCTAGGCCTTCAG aggagaaaaaagcagTGAAACGAACTTATCAAAAGAttcaggaagatgaagatgatgaggacaATGACTACAGAACCCACATCTCTCCTCGCAACACAGAAATCTCTGCAGCTCAGCTG ACGGAGGACCTGGTGAAAGCCTTGCAGGACTTGGAGAATGCTGCATCTGGTGATGCAGCTGTTCGTCAGAAGATTGCCTCACTGCCACAAGAAGTCCAGGACGTTTCGCTCCTGGAGAAGATTACTG ACAAGGAGGCAGCAGACAAGCTGTCAAAGACTGTGGATGAAGCCTGTTTGCTGCTGGCGGAGTACAATGGCCGACTGGCGGCAGAGCTGGAGGATCGGAGGCAGCTGGCTCGTATGTTGACAGAATATATCAGCAGCCAGAAGGAGGCACtcatggagagagagaagaaattaGAG GAATACAAGCAGAAACTTGCGAGGGTGACACAGGTGAGAAAAGAGCTCAAATCCCACATCCAGAGTCTCCCTGACCTGTCCCTGCTGCCCAACGTGACCGGGGGTCTGGCCCCACTGCCCTCAGCCGGAGATCTCTTCTCTACCGACTGA
- the LOC137139927 gene encoding kelch-like protein 10 isoform X1, whose translation MSTSSSVYNELRLKKQLCDAVIRVDNAEFHVHKVILCNCSTYFRALFNRWSSPDNRLFEIPNVSPEVMKLIIEFAYTDFVPVTQENVQELFVTADRFNVMGIIEACSDFLEEQLNPHNCIGIWRFTDNCYYPEIKNKAFQFLLNHFEAVATTSEEFLQLSVQELGKIIENDQLSVKKEKTVFEAILRWVTDSTEERREHISLLLSKVRLALMPPEYVIKSVDDNEVMKSSEECRTLLRRAMENMLDIRTKDFSNSIICYPLACPRLPAAVLLAIGGWSGEGPTNGIEAYDVCADCWVKIPDNELTPRAYHGTAFLNGSVYCVGGTDNIQQLSTVQRFDLGTHTWQEVAPMHSRRCFVCVTVLDGYIYAMGGYNGRNRLSTAERYKPRTNQWTLIASMNAQRSDACCTTLQGKIYICGGFNGSECLLTAECYTPETNQWTMIAAMGNRRSGIGVVTYSGYVFAVGGFDGTSRLRTAKAYNPDTDTWSDMPSMVQRRSNFGIALIDDRLFVVGGFNGFSTTVCVESYNIGADHWSYVPEMEISRSALSCCVVYGVTNIAEYAAPRPSLQVSEVEEDEVV comes from the exons ATGAGTACGAGCAGCTCAGTGTATAACGAGCTCCGTCTGAAGAAGCAGCTTTGTGACGCTGTGATCAGAGTGGACAATGCTGAGTTTCACGTGCACAAGGTCATCCTGTGTAACTGCAGCACATATTTCAG AGCTCTCTTTAACCGCTGGTCAAGCCCAGACAATCGACTCTTTGAAATTCCCAATGTGTCCCCTGAGGTAATGAAGCTCATTATTGAGTTTGCCTACACTGACTTTGTTCCTGTGACACAGGAGAATGTACAAGAACTTTTTGTAACAGCTGACCGTTTCAATGTAATGGGCATCATTGAAGCCTGCAGTGATTTCCTGGAGGAGCAGCTGAATCCACATAATTGCATTGGCATCTGGAGGTTCACTGACAACTGTTACTAcccagaaataaaaaacaaggcCTTCCAGTTCCTCCTGAATCACTTTGAGGCAGTTGCTACCACCTCAGAAGAGTTTCTGCAGCTCTCAGTGCAGGAACTTggtaaaataattgaaaatgacCAACTCAGTGTAAAGAAGGAGAAAACCGTGTTTGAGGCCATCCTTCGCTGGGTCACCGACTCAACTGAGGAACGCAGAGAACACATCTCTTTGCTTTTGTCCAAG GTCAGGCTGGCTTTGATGCCTCCAGAATACGTCATAAAGAGTGTGGATGACAATGAAGTGATGAAGTCGAGTGAAGAGTGTCGAACACTTCTCCGCAGGGCCATGGAGAACATGCTTGACATTAGAACAAAGGACTTCTCCAACTCTATTATATGTTATCCTTTGGCCTGTCCACGCCTTCCTGCTGCTGTCCTGTTGGCCATTGGAGGCTGGAGTGGCGAAGGTCCCACCAATGGCATTGAGGCGTACGATGTATGTGCAGACTGCTGGGTCAAAATACCTGACAATGAGCTGACTCCACGAGCCTACCATGGCACTGCTTTTCTCAATGGATCAGTTTATTGTGTCGGGGGCACTGACAACATTCAACAGTTAAGCACAGTACAAAGGTTTGATCTGGGCACACACACCTGGCAGGAGGTGGCACCAATGCATTCAAGACGCTGCTTTGTCTGTGTAACTGTGCTGGATGGGTACATATATGCCATGGGAGGTTATAATGGACGTAATCGTCTGTCAACGGCTGAGCGCTATAAGCCTAGAACCAATCAGTGGACTTTAATTGCATCCATGAATGCTCAGAGAAGTGATGCTTGTTGTACAACACTCCAAGGCAAG atttacatttgtggtggCTTCAATGGGAGCGAGTGCTTGTTAACGGCCGAATGTTACACCCCAGAGACAAACCAGTGGACGATGATCGCCGCCATGGGCAACAGGCGCAGTGGAATTGGGGTTGTCACGTATTCAGGCTACGTCTTTGCA GTTGGTGGTTTTGATGGAACCTCTCGTTTGCGTACTGCTAAGGCCTATAACCCCGACACTGACACCTGGAGTGATATGCCTTCTATGGTGCAACGCCGCAGCAATTTTGGCATCGCGTTAATCGATGATCGGCTCTTTGTGGTTGGGGGTTTCAACGGCTTCTCCACAACTGTTTGTGTCGAAAGCTACAATATTGGAGCTGACCACTGGTCCTATGTACCTGAGATGGAGATCTCCCGCAGCGCCCTGAGTTGTTGTGTGGTGTATGGGGTCACCAACATTGCAGAGTACGCAGCCCCTCGCCCCTCTCTTCAGgtgtctgaggtggaggaggatgaagTGGTTTGA
- the LOC137139927 gene encoding kelch-like protein 10 isoform X2 produces the protein MKLIIEFAYTDFVPVTQENVQELFVTADRFNVMGIIEACSDFLEEQLNPHNCIGIWRFTDNCYYPEIKNKAFQFLLNHFEAVATTSEEFLQLSVQELGKIIENDQLSVKKEKTVFEAILRWVTDSTEERREHISLLLSKASKKGNYRTVRLALMPPEYVIKSVDDNEVMKSSEECRTLLRRAMENMLDIRTKDFSNSIICYPLACPRLPAAVLLAIGGWSGEGPTNGIEAYDVCADCWVKIPDNELTPRAYHGTAFLNGSVYCVGGTDNIQQLSTVQRFDLGTHTWQEVAPMHSRRCFVCVTVLDGYIYAMGGYNGRNRLSTAERYKPRTNQWTLIASMNAQRSDACCTTLQGKIYICGGFNGSECLLTAECYTPETNQWTMIAAMGNRRSGIGVVTYSGYVFAVGGFDGTSRLRTAKAYNPDTDTWSDMPSMVQRRSNFGIALIDDRLFVVGGFNGFSTTVCVESYNIGADHWSYVPEMEISRSALSCCVVYGVTNIAEYAAPRPSLQVSEVEEDEVV, from the exons ATGAAGCTCATTATTGAGTTTGCCTACACTGACTTTGTTCCTGTGACACAGGAGAATGTACAAGAACTTTTTGTAACAGCTGACCGTTTCAATGTAATGGGCATCATTGAAGCCTGCAGTGATTTCCTGGAGGAGCAGCTGAATCCACATAATTGCATTGGCATCTGGAGGTTCACTGACAACTGTTACTAcccagaaataaaaaacaaggcCTTCCAGTTCCTCCTGAATCACTTTGAGGCAGTTGCTACCACCTCAGAAGAGTTTCTGCAGCTCTCAGTGCAGGAACTTggtaaaataattgaaaatgacCAACTCAGTGTAAAGAAGGAGAAAACCGTGTTTGAGGCCATCCTTCGCTGGGTCACCGACTCAACTGAGGAACGCAGAGAACACATCTCTTTGCTTTTGTCCAAGGCAAGTAAGAAAGGAAACTATAGAACT GTCAGGCTGGCTTTGATGCCTCCAGAATACGTCATAAAGAGTGTGGATGACAATGAAGTGATGAAGTCGAGTGAAGAGTGTCGAACACTTCTCCGCAGGGCCATGGAGAACATGCTTGACATTAGAACAAAGGACTTCTCCAACTCTATTATATGTTATCCTTTGGCCTGTCCACGCCTTCCTGCTGCTGTCCTGTTGGCCATTGGAGGCTGGAGTGGCGAAGGTCCCACCAATGGCATTGAGGCGTACGATGTATGTGCAGACTGCTGGGTCAAAATACCTGACAATGAGCTGACTCCACGAGCCTACCATGGCACTGCTTTTCTCAATGGATCAGTTTATTGTGTCGGGGGCACTGACAACATTCAACAGTTAAGCACAGTACAAAGGTTTGATCTGGGCACACACACCTGGCAGGAGGTGGCACCAATGCATTCAAGACGCTGCTTTGTCTGTGTAACTGTGCTGGATGGGTACATATATGCCATGGGAGGTTATAATGGACGTAATCGTCTGTCAACGGCTGAGCGCTATAAGCCTAGAACCAATCAGTGGACTTTAATTGCATCCATGAATGCTCAGAGAAGTGATGCTTGTTGTACAACACTCCAAGGCAAG atttacatttgtggtggCTTCAATGGGAGCGAGTGCTTGTTAACGGCCGAATGTTACACCCCAGAGACAAACCAGTGGACGATGATCGCCGCCATGGGCAACAGGCGCAGTGGAATTGGGGTTGTCACGTATTCAGGCTACGTCTTTGCA GTTGGTGGTTTTGATGGAACCTCTCGTTTGCGTACTGCTAAGGCCTATAACCCCGACACTGACACCTGGAGTGATATGCCTTCTATGGTGCAACGCCGCAGCAATTTTGGCATCGCGTTAATCGATGATCGGCTCTTTGTGGTTGGGGGTTTCAACGGCTTCTCCACAACTGTTTGTGTCGAAAGCTACAATATTGGAGCTGACCACTGGTCCTATGTACCTGAGATGGAGATCTCCCGCAGCGCCCTGAGTTGTTGTGTGGTGTATGGGGTCACCAACATTGCAGAGTACGCAGCCCCTCGCCCCTCTCTTCAGgtgtctgaggtggaggaggatgaagTGGTTTGA
- the LOC137139278 gene encoding kelch-like protein 10, whose translation MSTSSSVYNKLHLKQFCDAVIKVDNAEFHAHKVILCNCSTYFRALFNRWSNPESRLFEIPNVSPEVMKLIIEFAYTDFVPVTQENVQELFVTADRFNVMGIIEACSDFLEEQLNPHNCIGIWRFTDIYYYPEMKNKAFQFLLNHFEVVATTSEEFLLLSAQELATIIESDQLIVKKEKTVFEAILRWVTNSTEERREHISLLLSKVRLALMPPEYVMKSVDENEVMKSSEECRTLLRRALENMLDIRRKDPSSSILCYPLAQPRLPVAVLLAIGGRSGESPTNSIESYDVCADSWMKIPDNDLTPRAYHGTAFLSGSVYCVGGTDNIQQLSTVQRFDLGTHTWQEVAPMHSRRCYICVTVLDGYIYAMGGYDGRDRLSTAEHYDPRTNQWTLIASMNAHRSNACCTTLQGKIYICGGSNGSECLLTAECYTPETNQWTMIAAMGKRRSGIGVVTYSGYVFAVGGFDGTARLRTVEAYNPDTDTWSDMASMVQRRSNFGIAVIDDRLFVVGGFNGFSTTVGVESYNIEADHWSYVPEMEISRSALSCCVVYGLTNIAEYVAPRPSLQVSEVEEDTVVSG comes from the exons ATGAGTACGAGCAGCTCAGTGTATAACAAGCTCCATCTAAAGCAGTTTTGTGATGCTGTGATCAAAGTGGACAACGCTGAGTTTCACGCACACAAGGTTATCCTGTGTAACTGCAGCACATATTTCAG AGCTCTCTTTAACCGCTGGTCAAACCCAGAAAGTAGACTCTTTGAAATTCCCAATGTGTCCCCTGAGGTGATGAAGCTCATTATTGAGTTTGCCTACACTGACTTTGTTCCTGTGACACAGGAGAATGTACAAGAACTTTTTGTAACAGCTGACCGTTTCAATGTAATGGGCATCATTGAAGCCTGCAGTGATTTCCTGGAGGAGCAGCTGAATCCACATAATTGCATTGGCATCTGGAGGTTCACTGACATCTATTACTAcccagaaatgaaaaacaaggcCTTCCAGTTCCTCCTGAATCACTTTGAGGTGGTTGCTACCACCTCAGAAGAGTTTCTGCTTCTCTCAGCGCAAGAACTTGCTACAATAATTGAAAGTGACCAACTAATTGTAAAGAAGGAGAAAACCGTGTTTGAGGCCATCCTTCGCTGGGTCACCAACTCAACTGAGGAACGCAGAGAACACATCTCTTTGCTTTTGTCCAAG GTCAGGCTGGCTTTGATGCCTCCAGAATACGTCATGAAGAGTGTGGATGAAAATGAAGTGATGAAGTCGAGTGAAGAGTGTCGAACACTTCTCCGCCGGGCCTTGGAGAACATGCTTGACATTAGGAGAAAGGACCCCTCCAGCTCAATTTTATGTTATCCCTTGGCCCAGCCACGCTTGCCTGTTGCTGTCCTTCTGGCCATTGGAGGCCGGAGTGGCGAAAGTCCAACCAATAGCATTGAGTCATATGATGTATGTGCAGACAGCTGGATGAAAATACCTGACAATGACCTGACTCCACGAGCCTACCATGGCACTGCTTTTCTCAGCGGATCAGTTTACTGTGTTGGGGGCACTGACAACATTCAACAGTTAAGCACAGTACAAAGGTTTGATCTGGGCACACACACCTGGCAGGAGGTGGCACCAATGCATTCGAGACGCTGCTACATCTGTGTAACTGTGCTGGATGGGTACATATATGCCATGGGAGGTTATGATGGGCGTGATCGGCTGTCAACGGCTGAGCACTATGACCCTAGAACCAATCAGTGGACTTTAATAGCATCCATGAATGCTCACAGGAGTAATGCTTGTTGTACAACACTCCAAGGCAAG atttacatttgtggtggCTCCAATGGGAGCGAGTGCCTGTTAACGGCTGAATGTTACACCCCAGAGACAAACCAGTGGACGATGATCGCCGCCATGGGCAAGAGGCGCAGCGGAATTGGGGTTGTCACGTATTCAGGCTACGTCTTTGCA GTTGGTGGTTTTGATGGAACCGCTCGTCTGCGGACTGTTGAGGCCTATAACCCCGACACTGACACCTGGAGTGATATGGCCTCTATGGTGCAACGCCGCAGCAATTTTGGCATTGCGGTTATCGACGATCGGCTCTTTGTGGTTGGGGGTTTCAACGGCTTCTCCACAACTGTAGGCGTCGAGAGTTACAATATTGAAGCTGACCACTGGTCCTATGTCCCTGAGATGGAGATCTCCCGCAGCGCCCTGAGCTGTTGTGTGGTGTATGGCCTCACCAACATTGCAGAGTATGTAGCCCCTCGCCCCTCTCTTCAGgtgtctgaggtggaggaggataCAGTGGTGTCAGGGTGA